A region from the uncultured Holophaga sp. genome encodes:
- a CDS encoding chemotaxis protein CheD, with product MSPESKVKDIFLNPGEFAFGDRKTRIWTLLGSCVAVTFWHPTRHCGAMCHYLLPQAPSPGPPDGRYAHDVIHLILSHFRRQQLEPRDFVVKMFGGSSMFPDSALGENLAIGARNIHLGHAFLREAGFRLACSDLAGTQQRMVIFELWTGDVWVRQGPPRSAENPGSERRNSR from the coding sequence GTGTCGCCTGAATCCAAGGTCAAGGACATCTTCCTCAATCCCGGAGAATTCGCCTTCGGGGACCGGAAGACGCGGATCTGGACCCTCCTGGGCTCCTGTGTGGCCGTCACCTTCTGGCATCCCACCCGCCACTGCGGGGCCATGTGCCACTACCTGCTGCCCCAGGCACCCTCCCCGGGTCCCCCGGATGGCCGCTATGCCCACGATGTCATCCACCTCATCCTCTCCCACTTTCGGCGTCAGCAGCTGGAGCCCCGGGACTTCGTGGTCAAGATGTTCGGCGGCAGCAGCATGTTCCCTGATTCCGCCCTGGGGGAGAACTTGGCCATCGGGGCCCGCAACATCCATCTGGGACACGCCTTCCTGCGGGAGGCCGGCTTTCGCTTGGCCTGTTCAGATTTGGCGGGCACCCAGCAGCGCATGGTCATCTTCGAGCTATGGACCGGGGATGTGTGGGTCCGCCAGGGTCCCCCCCGCAGCGCGGAAAATCCGGGATCAGAGAGGAGGAACAGCCGATGA
- a CDS encoding CheR family methyltransferase, which yields MRDASALVPLTDVEFAKLRTLVKDFTGISLAESKRTLLVSRLASRLRVRGLATFLDYYKLITSQAEQDEFQTAIDLITTNETSFFRESEHFRVLRDYIGHLRPVPFPFRVWSAASSSGEEAYTIGMVLSEVLGSAEWEVLGTDISTRVLDRARRGIYPMERASTIPIDMLHRHCLKGQGSHQGLFRIGQQIRDRVQFMQMNLCRPFPAVGRFDVIFLRNVLIYFETEQKRKVVEALATCLKPGGLLLVGHSESLNGITSMLTPIQPTVYRVA from the coding sequence TTGAGGGATGCCAGCGCGCTTGTTCCCCTGACCGATGTGGAGTTCGCCAAGCTCCGCACCCTGGTCAAGGATTTCACCGGGATTTCTCTCGCGGAGTCCAAGCGGACCCTGCTGGTGTCCAGGCTGGCCTCCCGCCTTCGGGTGCGGGGGCTGGCCACCTTTCTGGACTACTACAAGCTCATCACCTCTCAGGCAGAGCAGGACGAGTTCCAGACCGCCATCGACCTCATCACCACCAACGAAACCTCCTTCTTTCGGGAATCGGAGCACTTCCGTGTGCTCCGCGACTACATCGGCCATCTCCGTCCGGTGCCTTTCCCCTTCCGGGTGTGGAGTGCAGCCAGTTCCTCCGGGGAGGAGGCCTACACCATCGGCATGGTGCTCTCCGAGGTGCTGGGCAGCGCCGAGTGGGAAGTCCTGGGGACGGACATCAGCACCCGGGTGCTGGACCGGGCACGGAGGGGCATCTACCCCATGGAGCGGGCCTCCACCATCCCCATAGACATGCTGCACCGCCACTGTCTCAAGGGGCAGGGGAGCCACCAGGGGCTCTTCCGCATCGGGCAGCAGATCCGGGACCGGGTGCAGTTCATGCAGATGAACCTCTGCCGGCCCTTTCCCGCTGTGGGGCGCTTTGATGTGATCTTCCTCCGCAATGTGCTGATCTACTTTGAGACGGAGCAGAAGCGGAAGGTCGTCGAAGCCCTCGCCACTTGCCTGAAGCCTGGAGGGCTCCTTCTGGTGGGGCACTCCGAGAGCCTGAATGGCATCACATCCATGCTCACCCCCATCCAGCCAACGGTCTATCGTGTCGCCTGA
- a CDS encoding chemotaxis protein CheW, which produces MAEPMQVDKRQARVPAVIAGTQRNQFLTFTLGGETFAMEIRFIREIIQYGGLTTVPLMPDFIRGVINLRGAVVPVVDLAVRFRRRPTEPTKRTCIVILEVGEGERLSTLGVLVDNVSEVLEISDGEIEPAPSFGSSLRADFIQAVGKVAGKFVILLDVSQVLSVEEMAALAAGQGEAESSVAPGV; this is translated from the coding sequence ATGGCCGAGCCGATGCAGGTCGACAAGCGGCAAGCCCGGGTCCCGGCGGTGATCGCCGGGACCCAGAGGAACCAATTCCTGACCTTCACCCTCGGGGGTGAGACCTTCGCCATGGAGATCCGCTTCATCCGGGAGATCATCCAGTACGGCGGTCTGACCACCGTGCCCCTCATGCCGGACTTCATCCGGGGGGTGATCAACCTCCGGGGGGCAGTGGTGCCCGTGGTGGATCTAGCCGTCCGCTTCCGGCGGCGCCCCACCGAACCCACCAAGCGGACCTGCATCGTGATCCTTGAGGTGGGGGAGGGGGAGCGCCTCTCGACCCTGGGTGTCCTGGTGGACAACGTCAGCGAGGTGCTGGAGATCTCTGATGGCGAGATCGAGCCTGCTCCCAGTTTTGGGAGCAGCTTGCGGGCGGACTTCATCCAGGCCGTGGGCAAGGTGGCCGGGAAGTTCGTGATCCTCCTGGATGTCAGCCAGGTCCTCTCCGTTGAAGAGATGGCTGCACTGGCAGCCGGTCAGGGGGAAGCGGAGTCTTCTGTGGCCCCGGGAGTTTGA
- a CDS encoding methyl-accepting chemotaxis protein, translating into MSSSLSVRKKMFLLSGVAILGLILVVLISQVMTVKLFHSVNYSNVNTIPSLVVQDKVKESFLLLRVNINRFIQNTDPAQVAPLEAAVQKNRQDTKDYLRDYGKLLSDDTDRRYWEEETKAFEAYDGTLDHSIALIRSGKRAEANARGPVIAPLSVRMTEVINQIYDFNVKLGQKAAADATSAKGNTMLVTLIISLVVLLVVAGLTYVITGDLLRTLGGEPGEASEIARRVAAGDLSTQFALAPGDSNSLMASMKRMTESIQAVMADTSMLVQSAAANRLDVRADAERHQGEFRNLVQGINATLDGVVVPMKALIEDVNNLSVQTVRGNFAERAPEGRHQGEYRKVVEGFNATLDTVVDKLEWYRSIIDAVPFPIHVTDLDMKWTFLNKAFEKLMVDQGYVKDREDAVGRPCCTANANICKTDGCGIVQLKRGVKESFFDWCGMNCKQDTAPVLNAKGETVGYVETVTDLTSTLRIKNYTEVEVQRVARNLERLKVGNLDLDLTLADGDAYTQEVRQQFGKINESLTQVGQSLNALVSDVNKLSVDAIQGRFSSRADVSQHAGEYRKVVEGVNGTLDTVVDKLEWYRSIIDAVPFPIHVTDLDMKWTFLNKAFEKLMVDQGYVKDREDAVGRPCCTANANICKTDGCGIIQLKKGVKQSFFDWCGMNCKQDTAAVLNAKGETVGFVETVTDLTSTLRIKHYTEKEVLRVAENLEKLSSGDLNLDLTLAKGDEFTREVEAQFAQINDSFKRVGQSLNTLVTDVNKLSVDAIQGRFGTRADARQHAGEYRKVIDGVNGTLDTVVDKLEWYRSIIDAVPFPIHVTDLDMKWTFLNKSFEKLMVDQGYVKDREDAVGRPCCTANANICKTDGCGIVQLKKGVKESFFDWCGMNCKQDTAAVLNAKGETVGFVETVTDLTSTIRVKHYTEKEVVRVAANLEKLGAGDLNLDLSLAEADQYTREVQTQFGKINGSFKRVGTSLNALVSDAAMLSEAAVALKLDTRADATKHQGEYRSVIEGVNATMDAVIGPLNILITDVQNLARAVVEGRLDVRGDVSVHKGQFREVVQGLNALVEAVIAPINEVKHVMGALASGDLTQMIRQDYQGEFMVLKESINDTTTKLGSTITEVRDATTMLLNASDQLSATAQTLSQGASQQAASVEETSASMEEMSASIATNNENAKVTGDLAIKTAKEAVEGGQAVRETVGAMKQIAQKIAIIDDIAYQTNLLALNAAIEAGRAGEHGKGFAVVAAEVRKLAERSQVAAQEISHLATGSVGLAERAGSLLEVIVPSIQKTADLVQEIAAASAEQNSGVGQINGAITQISQATQQSAAASEELASTAEEVSSQAMELQSMMEFFTLTDTREAKGRPDRKGGRMPARPKVAATRQRRDEGPDDREFTRF; encoded by the coding sequence ATGTCCAGCAGCCTGAGCGTCCGGAAGAAGATGTTCCTTCTTTCCGGAGTCGCCATTCTTGGTCTCATCCTGGTCGTCCTCATCAGCCAGGTCATGACGGTCAAGCTCTTCCATTCCGTCAACTACTCCAATGTCAACACCATCCCCAGCCTGGTGGTGCAGGACAAGGTGAAGGAGTCCTTCCTTCTGCTGAGGGTGAACATCAACCGCTTCATCCAGAACACGGACCCGGCCCAGGTGGCACCGCTGGAAGCCGCGGTCCAGAAGAACCGTCAGGATACGAAGGACTATCTCAGGGACTATGGGAAGCTGCTCAGTGATGATACGGATCGGCGCTACTGGGAGGAGGAGACCAAGGCCTTTGAGGCCTATGACGGAACCCTTGACCACTCCATCGCCCTGATCCGCTCCGGCAAGCGGGCCGAGGCCAACGCCCGGGGGCCGGTCATCGCGCCTCTGTCGGTAAGGATGACGGAGGTCATCAACCAGATCTACGACTTCAATGTGAAGCTGGGCCAGAAGGCGGCTGCGGATGCCACCAGCGCCAAGGGCAATACGATGCTCGTGACCCTGATCATCTCCCTGGTGGTCCTCCTGGTGGTGGCTGGGCTGACCTATGTCATCACCGGGGACCTCCTCCGCACCCTGGGGGGCGAACCCGGCGAAGCCTCCGAGATCGCCCGGCGGGTGGCCGCCGGGGATCTCAGCACCCAGTTCGCCCTCGCACCGGGCGACAGCAACAGTCTGATGGCCTCCATGAAGCGGATGACGGAGTCCATCCAGGCCGTGATGGCGGACACCTCCATGCTGGTCCAGAGTGCCGCCGCCAACCGTCTCGATGTGCGGGCGGATGCCGAGCGGCACCAGGGCGAGTTCCGGAACCTGGTGCAGGGGATCAACGCCACCCTGGACGGGGTCGTGGTGCCCATGAAGGCCCTCATCGAGGATGTGAACAACCTCTCCGTCCAGACGGTCCGTGGCAACTTCGCCGAGCGGGCCCCGGAGGGGCGGCATCAGGGCGAGTACCGGAAGGTGGTGGAGGGCTTCAATGCCACCCTGGACACGGTGGTGGACAAGCTGGAGTGGTACCGCTCGATCATCGACGCCGTCCCCTTCCCGATCCACGTGACGGACCTGGACATGAAGTGGACCTTCCTCAACAAGGCCTTCGAGAAGCTGATGGTGGACCAGGGCTACGTGAAGGACCGCGAGGATGCGGTGGGACGCCCCTGCTGTACGGCCAACGCCAACATCTGCAAGACCGATGGCTGCGGCATCGTCCAATTGAAGCGCGGTGTGAAGGAGAGCTTCTTTGATTGGTGCGGCATGAACTGCAAGCAGGACACCGCTCCGGTGCTGAACGCCAAGGGTGAGACCGTGGGCTATGTGGAGACGGTGACCGACCTGACCTCCACCCTGCGCATCAAGAACTACACCGAAGTCGAAGTGCAGCGCGTGGCCCGCAACCTGGAACGTCTGAAGGTCGGCAATCTGGACCTCGACCTCACCCTGGCGGACGGGGACGCTTACACGCAGGAGGTGCGGCAGCAGTTCGGCAAGATCAACGAGAGCCTCACCCAGGTGGGCCAGTCCCTCAACGCGCTTGTCTCCGATGTCAACAAGCTCTCCGTGGATGCCATCCAGGGTCGCTTCTCCAGTCGTGCGGATGTCAGCCAGCATGCCGGTGAATACCGGAAGGTGGTGGAAGGGGTGAACGGCACCCTGGACACCGTGGTGGACAAGCTGGAGTGGTACCGCTCGATCATCGACGCCGTCCCCTTCCCGATCCATGTGACGGACCTGGACATGAAGTGGACCTTCCTCAATAAGGCCTTCGAGAAGCTGATGGTGGACCAGGGCTACGTGAAGGACCGCGAGGACGCAGTGGGGCGCCCCTGCTGCACAGCCAACGCCAACATCTGCAAGACCGATGGCTGCGGCATCATCCAGCTCAAGAAGGGGGTGAAGCAGAGCTTCTTCGATTGGTGCGGGATGAACTGCAAGCAGGACACAGCCGCAGTCCTCAACGCCAAGGGCGAGACCGTGGGCTTTGTGGAGACCGTGACGGATCTGACCTCCACCCTCCGTATCAAGCACTACACCGAGAAGGAGGTTCTGCGTGTGGCGGAGAACCTTGAAAAGCTGAGCAGCGGTGACCTCAACCTGGATCTCACGCTTGCCAAGGGCGATGAGTTCACCCGGGAGGTCGAAGCCCAGTTCGCCCAGATCAACGACAGCTTCAAGCGGGTGGGCCAGTCCCTGAACACCCTGGTGACGGATGTGAACAAGCTCTCCGTGGACGCCATCCAGGGCCGCTTCGGCACCCGGGCTGACGCCAGGCAGCATGCTGGGGAATACCGGAAGGTGATCGATGGGGTGAATGGCACCCTGGACACGGTGGTGGACAAGCTGGAGTGGTACCGCTCGATCATCGATGCCGTGCCCTTCCCGATCCACGTGACCGACCTGGACATGAAGTGGACCTTCCTCAACAAGTCCTTCGAGAAGCTGATGGTGGACCAGGGCTACGTGAAGGACCGCGAGGATGCAGTGGGACGCCCCTGCTGCACGGCCAACGCCAACATCTGCAAGACCGATGGCTGCGGCATCGTCCAGCTCAAGAAGGGGGTGAAGGAGAGCTTCTTCGACTGGTGCGGGATGAACTGCAAGCAGGATACGGCCGCGGTGCTCAACGCCAAGGGCGAGACTGTGGGCTTTGTGGAGACTGTGACCGACCTGACCTCGACCATCCGTGTGAAGCACTACACTGAGAAGGAGGTGGTGCGGGTGGCGGCCAATCTCGAGAAGCTGGGGGCCGGTGATCTGAACCTGGACCTCTCCCTTGCCGAGGCTGATCAGTACACCCGCGAAGTCCAGACCCAGTTCGGCAAAATCAACGGCAGCTTCAAGCGGGTCGGTACCTCCCTCAATGCCCTGGTGAGCGATGCGGCCATGCTCTCCGAGGCGGCGGTGGCCCTCAAGCTGGATACCCGGGCGGATGCCACCAAGCATCAGGGTGAGTACCGGAGTGTCATCGAGGGCGTCAATGCCACCATGGATGCCGTGATCGGGCCCCTGAACATCCTCATTACGGATGTCCAGAACCTGGCCAGGGCCGTGGTGGAGGGGCGTCTCGATGTGCGCGGAGATGTCTCCGTCCACAAGGGGCAGTTCCGGGAGGTAGTCCAGGGGCTCAATGCCCTGGTGGAGGCGGTCATCGCCCCCATCAACGAGGTCAAGCATGTCATGGGCGCTCTCGCCAGCGGCGATCTGACCCAGATGATCCGTCAGGACTACCAGGGCGAGTTCATGGTCCTCAAGGAGTCCATTAACGACACCACGACCAAGCTCGGCTCCACCATCACTGAAGTGAGGGATGCCACGACCATGCTCCTCAACGCCTCCGACCAGCTCAGCGCCACGGCCCAGACCCTGAGCCAGGGCGCCAGTCAGCAGGCGGCCAGTGTGGAGGAGACCTCGGCCTCCATGGAGGAGATGAGCGCCTCCATCGCCACCAACAACGAGAACGCCAAGGTCACCGGGGATCTCGCCATCAAGACGGCGAAGGAGGCGGTGGAGGGTGGCCAGGCCGTGCGGGAGACCGTGGGGGCCATGAAGCAGATCGCCCAGAAGATCGCCATCATCGATGACATCGCCTACCAGACCAACCTCCTGGCCCTCAATGCCGCCATCGAGGCGGGCAGGGCAGGGGAGCACGGCAAGGGCTTCGCGGTGGTGGCGGCAGAGGTCCGCAAGCTGGCAGAGCGCAGCCAGGTGGCGGCCCAGGAGATCAGTCACCTGGCCACCGGCAGCGTGGGACTGGCGGAGCGGGCCGGGAGCCTGCTGGAGGTGATCGTCCCCTCGATCCAGAAGACCGCTGATCTCGTCCAGGAGATCGCGGCGGCCTCGGCGGAGCAGAACTCCGGCGTCGGCCAGATCAACGGGGCCATCACCCAGATCAGCCAGGCCACCCAGCAGAGCGCGGCGGCTTCTGAGGAACTGGCATCCACGGCCGAGGAGGTCAGCTCCCAGGCGATGGAACTGCAGTCCATGATGGAGTTCTTCACCCTGACCGACACCCGCGAGGCCAAGGGGCGACCGGACCGGAAGGGGGGGCGCATGCCCGCCCGTCCCAAGGTGGCCGCCACCCGGCAGCGTCGGGATGAAGGGCCGGATGACCGCGAGTTCACCCGGTTCTGA